The genomic interval ccatactgaggcctgtatctcgggaagcagggaggctgaaatcaatgcggttcagctcaggagaccccctgctcccgcacactattagtaaaaattaaagcagcttcattgccatagcggatagccgctacggtaacgaaTTTGTGAAcgtgttgatttcagcctcgtggaccccctacttcccgagattcaggcctcgtcatggggtgccggtgtcccagtgcaggatttaaatcccccggtcatgtgacgcgggagatttaaaagcacaggggataccggcaccccataatgggacctgtatctcatgaagtagggggtcccagaggctgaaatcaatgtggttcagctcaggagaccccctgcacatgtacacacttattaaaatcaatatttttactgcacgatcgcctgtaagagccgttcatggagacgcagcgtctccatgcagcccTTCCAGGCGCAATTTTTTCTATCTGTTACCGCTCGCTAGGATTTATTGCGCTATAGCACTGATAAAAAAAAGGCACTATCGACCGACCAGTTTTTTGTGTcggcttttaaaaaaatggcgttcattcttagtgaataccatttttgccCTCATGTTTTAGTGCtcgataaatcaatgcaaagtcaggcgacaatgcactgattttatcaccgctttgtgaataggccccacaAGGTCCTCTTATTTCTAGTTTAAAATGAGCCCTTCTGTCGTTCTTACCTTGGTGCAGTTGTCCGCTTTGGGTTCCAGCTCTTCCATGGTCACCAGGTCCTGCAGCAAACTGGGCTCCTGGTACCCACTTTTTACGTCCAGACGGAAGAAAGCCCTGGGCTTCTCCAGGATCAGCCTCAAGCTAATGGCAAAACCCGCCATGTCTATGGCAAAAGGCCGGGAGGGGTCATACTTCACTTTCCAGCCACTGACCTTCCCTGCAGCATCCATCTTCACTGATTCATAGCGTAGGCCTCCAACAAAGCCTACAGGCCAGACACTGACATTCTTAGTGTATCTCATCTGTAGGGAAAAAGGTCAGGGTGAGTCTACTCCTAGTAGGCCTCTGAGTCTAGGCATTCAAAAGAGAAGCACACCAAGTATATCATTGTTTTACAAGGAATGCGTCACGCTTTTGCTTAaataaggggtggccaactccagtcctcaagggccaccaacagattttAGGATATAACTGCTCCaccacaggcggctcaatcagtggctcagtcagaatgactgagccacctgtgctgaagcagggatatcctgaaaacgagacctgttggtggcccttgaggactggagttggccagtcctgccGTAAAGCCTTGCGTGTTTTTATTTCTTATGTGACAACAAGGAATATCAGAGCGACCAATTACAGCGGCTCTTCTGTCTCATATAGAAACTGAAAATGTTCGGTGTTCTTTTTAATAGTCGTCTGATAATTTGGCGTGAGTTTGTTGGCCTTGCAAATgtgggtgcaaaaaaaaaaaaactatcttcGTATGGCACAATAACACACATCACATCGATTACAAAACATGTAACTTTTGTAAGCTCATCATTAGGGACTCAGAACTAACGAAGAAACGGTGCAGCAACGATCCCAACGAACAAGACTGTTCGAATGCAGAGATCAAGGCTGTGTTACTAAACAGGATCCAGCAATTTCTAAAGAAGCGCCTGTCAACACAATGTTTTTGCACCAATTAGAAGTACTTTTGTCCTCAGTACTGGTATAAAGAGTTAAGTGTCCTATATATGTGACTACCTGTAACATACACAGACTGCTCCTCAATAAACTAttagagaagagagaggaaacGTATTGTTCCACCAATGCGACGGCTACAACCCGCCTTCCACAATTATCCCCTCCATTTATATCGCAATTTACATGGTGGATATGAGCACACTGCAGCATAAAATGGTCTTACAACCTGTTACAATCCCATCGGGAACAATACAATTTATGGGTCAGTTGACACCACAGTGTGTCTCTGGAGTCAGGGAGCAAATGAGTAGGTTGCATGACTCACCTCATCGAAGAGCTCCAAACTGTAGGTGTTATCATCATCAGCAAAATAAACTACTCCTTGGGGAGCATCATCCACGTAGAAGACTTCCCGCAGCCAGGACATAGCCAGGTTCCTCTGTAGGGTGCCCTTTGCGTGGGTCACCCCAGTGGGGGTCCTAACGAATAATTGGGTGTACTGTATCCCAGACAGTCTTAAGAAGTTGCTGACCAAATTAGTCTTGTTGTGTGAGTCTTCCACCACGATCCAGTGTAAAGCGGACACATGGCGTAATGTGTTGGCGAGACGAGTGAGTTCCGCTTTCTGCACTAGTCGGGCGTATGTTGGGGTGATGGCGAAGATTACGGGCAGTGGGGGTGAGGGCGTTGTGCCTACGAAAAGACCAAACACTGGAATACAAAAGAGGGCATGAATCAAGATCCTGGGTTTAATGACCTTAAGAAAGTATATTACGATGCTTGTTATTTACCAGATAACCGGGTTTTAAACTGTGGGGTATATTCACTAAAGGTCAATTATGCTGCATTAAAATGTAGCTTTACTAAGCATTACAGTATGTATTCATCAATGTGCTGCGACACTCATTCTCAT from Ascaphus truei isolate aAscTru1 chromosome 17, aAscTru1.hap1, whole genome shotgun sequence carries:
- the LOC142468009 gene encoding galactosylgalactosylxylosylprotein 3-beta-glucuronosyltransferase 1-like isoform X1; translation: MYPKAMMELKRLIFLLGAFVFAYLLYYKMLDVRVKPMFGLFVGTTPSPPLPVIFAITPTYARLVQKAELTRLANTLRHVSALHWIVVEDSHNKTNLVSNFLRLSGIQYTQLFVRTPTGVTHAKGTLQRNLAMSWLREVFYVDDAPQGVVYFADDDNTYSLELFDEMRYTKNVSVWPVGFVGGLRYESVKMDAAGKVSGWKVKYDPSRPFAIDMAGFAISLRLILEKPRAFFRLDVKSGYQEPSLLQDLVTMEELEPKADNCTKVLVWHTKTQIPNISRDKNFTNLEV
- the LOC142468009 gene encoding galactosylgalactosylxylosylprotein 3-beta-glucuronosyltransferase 1-like isoform X2 yields the protein MYPKAMMELKRLIFLLGAFVFAYLLYYKMLDVRVKPMFGLFVGTTPSPPLPVIFAITPTYARLVQKAELTRLANTLRHVSALHWIVVEDSHNKTNLVSNFLRLSGIQYTQLFVRTPTGVTHAKGTLQRNLAMSWLREVFYVDDAPQGVVYFADDDNTYSLELFDEMRYTKNVSVWPVGFVGGLRYESVKMDAAGKVSGWKVKYDPSRPFAIDMAGFAISLRLILEKPRAFFRLDVKSGYQEPSLLQDLVTMEELEPKADNCTKD